The sequence below is a genomic window from Oligoflexia bacterium.
TTGGGTACAAAAGCGTTAGGATAAACAGTGTCAAGACTGTACACCGTTTCACTGATAACACCTGTACGATAATCTAAACCAGCATTCATCACTGCGATTTGTCCAGAACTAAAGTGAAGACCGCAGGCATCAGGTGAATAGGACATGATATTGGCCATGTCAGGTTCATACGGGTCACCCAAGCTATCATGAGTCTCTTCACCGATATAACTGCAAGTTACGGTCAGAGGTGATTCATTGATAATATTGATATCCACATAAGTGTTGTACAAGCCTGGATCGGCAGGTGTATCACAAAGGTTATCTCCACGGTACATGCAGTTATTAGGTTCCCGGTTGACCAGTTCAAAAATAGGCTTGTCGCGAGGGCGGGTCCATAAAAAGTCATGGGTATGGCGAGCATTAAAAAAATGACCTATTTCATGCGCCAAGGTTCCAATTAAACTGTCATTGGGATTTAAACCACTGACATGGGCCAAGTCATCATGCAATTTTACACATGTTCTATCTTCTTGAGCAACCGTTGCTTCTGTAGCAATACTGATACCTTGTTGAGGATGGTAGAGATAGGAGCTGCTTCCACAAACGGTATTTTCAATACGATTAACAAAAAAGATGTTGAGTTTGTGTTTATGGGTATCAACTGAGTTGGCGTGATTTTTATAAAGTATAAAGTCTTCATCAGAATGAGAAGACAATTCAAAAAATGAACTATCGTTAACGGTGTTAAACTCAATGCTATCCATTGCAAATTGCACGCGAGAACCGCTAAGATCAAAATACTGGGCAGCTCTTTGAAAAACTCTCCGCGCTTCAGATTCTGTGATACTTACTTGACCATTTTCAGATTCGACAGCATGCAAAACAACAGGGACCTTGTTGTTTGCATCTAAGTGTATTCTGTACACAGGCTCTTCTCTAAAAGATACTTGATTGGGGTCATTTAAACTCTCAATAAAAGCATCCAGTAATTGGCCATCTTCATGAGTTGTTGTGCACTGGGCATGGATTTGATTTTGAGCGTAAGCAACCCAACTCAAACAAAAAACAGTTAAAATAATGATATACTTTGTAATCATAGAAACACCTTTTAAAAATTTAAAACTTTTTAGCATTAAATTGCGCATAATGTCAATTACAGTTTGTTTTACTATAGCGTTATCGTAAAGAAGAAATCTGAATCAAGATTTTTTTAAAATTAAGGATAACAACCTAAATCTTGAGCAATGCCTAAGGCTGCGCGTTCACCCAAACGATCTATGCCGTTGGCATTGAGATGAATATAGTCACCTGTATGATGAAAATGTTGTGGGTCCAAATCTGATCGTGAGTTAGGGTAAACCAAAACAAATTGTTTGGGCATTTCTTGCGCCAGTTCTTGTTGTACTTCTTCCAATAAATCAACACCAGAAATAAACGTATCCTCACTGGCAAGATCATGCATGATGCTGGCATACACTTTTTTGGCTCCAGTCTGAGCAATCATATCTAAGATGTGTCCACGCAATTGCTGTTTAAAGTTGGCTTTGCTTATATCACCACTATTTAAAGCAAAGGCATCGTATTCACCGGCATACATGTAAATATAAACCTCAGCATTAGGCAGTGCTGCTCGGGCTTGATTGACTTTTGCGTAACCCGCTTCAAGCCCAGGCCAAGAAGAATTGTTAATCCAGTATTTATCGGGTTCACTGCTAAGCGCAGCTTGCATGGTTAATGATGTTGCTCCGCGGTATATCGGTACAGCAATCACTTTTTTATTGGTCAATTCATGGTAGGTTTTAGCAAACATATAATACCAACTGTGGTATTTGGATTCTGCCAAAACATAGTTTGGGTAGCCTGGAACATTGTACTCACCAATGCCAGTGCCATTGCTTTCATCATAAGGAATAAGACCAGAAGATGTTTTAAACTCCATGGCAATCGATTCAGGTAAACGTTTCCCAGGGGTGTAAGAAGACTGGGATTCTTCACCTTGAATGTTGCTTTGACCATGTGCAATCCAAATCTGTGGTTTTTCATCTAAGCAGTTTGCCTTAAACGATGAATTTTTTGATGCACCGTTACACTTGGTTTGATTGAGAACGCAAAAAAGAAAAAGAGATAAAGTAATTTTTTTAGAGTTACAGAAAAATTTATTTCTGTTTAAGCTAAGCATAAAGCAGGCTTTAATCTTTTTTAAGATACACATCCCCAACAGCTGGCAAAAGATGCTTTTTCAGCTTATCCATCAAACGTGATTCAATTTGCCGAACACGTTCACGCGTAACACCAAAATCTTGACCAATGGCTTCTAAGGTCATGGGTTCATCACTGAGTAAGCGTTTATCCAACAGCAAGCGTTCACGTGGTTTCAGATCATCATAAATGCTATCAAGTTTACCCTTAACAATTTCAGATAAATCATAAGAAACCAACTGACTTTCAATATCAGAAGATTCGTCTTCAAGGGTGTCACCAAAAGAACGTTTTTCATCACCTTCATTGCTCAGGGGTTGGTCAAGACTAATGTCTTTGCTTTGGATTCTGGCCATGGTGGCTACAAAATCTTCTTCTTCCATATCCAAAGCTGCTGCTAGCTGTTTATTGGTAGGGGCGGTTCCAGGGCTCATGGCAGCCACTTCTTTACGGGCTTTTTGTAAAGAGCTAAATAGTTTGCGTTGGGCACGTGTGGTTCCAGTTCTAACAATGCTCCATGAACGCAAAACAAAAGCCTGAATATAGGCTCTGATCCACCAAACTGCATAGGAGATCAGTCTAAAGCCTTTTTCTGGATCGTACTTTTGTACGGCATGCATTAACCCCAAATTACCTTCTTGAATCAACTCAGACATGTTGACCCCGTATTTGGCATATTCGCGGGCAATTTTAACCACAAAACGTAGGTTAGAAATCACCAGTTTTTCAGCAGCATCCCTGTCTTTATGTTTGTACCAACGCATGGCCAAATCATATTCTTCTTCACGAGACAAAACGGGAAATTGTCCAATTTCCTGCATATAATGATCAATGCCAGAGTGTAGGCTGGGTAAATTACTGGGTTTTTTCTTAACTACCGGTGCGTCGGTCATGGTGGATGGTAACATAACCTGTATAGGTTTTTTGTCAAGGGCTGTCTGTGGGCCTAAAATGGGTGAATTGGCAGCAAGCCTTAAGCAGTGTTTTCGAGTTTTTGCAAATAATCCTGAGCTTGTTGGAGCCGTAACTCAGAAAAACATTGGATGCCCGCTTGACTCAGAGCTGCTGCGGTTGTTCCCATGCCTTCAATTTTGCTTCCATTAAACTTGCCATTGTAAACTTTTTGACTGCCACAAGAGGGGCTCCCAGCTTTAAGAATGGCCAGTTTAATTTGATATTTTTTGCACAGATCAAGAGCAATCTGAGCACCTGCCAAAAATGCTTGGGTAAAATTATCACCTGTTTGGCTGACAACTTTAGCTTCACCCTTGAGAACTGCCAAGCCAGAACCGTCACCTTTAATTTCACAAGCCGGTCTGGGTACCGGCAAACCACCAGCCACTTCTGGGCATAAAACAACACATCTTCCCTCTGCTTGCCATTGGTCAAAAATTGTGTGCTCAACTTTATTATCGGTTCCTAAGTAATTAACTTTTTCACCTAACAAACAAGCACTGACCAAGATTTTTTCCATGAGAAAAGCTTAACATTGTTTAGATAAAAAAATAAAAGATTTATTAAAGGTATTTTTTTGCCATCATTTGTTGAATCCAAATGATGGCAGTGCATCAAGCTCAATTTAATTGATCAAAGTAAAAGCAATAAACTGGCGGCCAAATTTTGGACGTTCAGTGTACAACAAAACGGACTGATCTTTTTTAAGCTTGCTCACAATTTCTTGGTATTCACTGTTAGACTTTATGGCTTGGTCGTTGATTTTTAAAATAATATCACCTTCACGCAAGCCTTGGTCAAAGACCTTACTGTTGCGATCAATATCCGTAACAAGGACACCTTGCGTACCCTCATCCAGCTTTAATTGTGCCCGCAAGCTATTGCTTAAGGTTTTTGTAATCAAACCCAAACGATCTG
It includes:
- a CDS encoding zinc-dependent metalloprotease; its protein translation is MITKYIIILTVFCLSWVAYAQNQIHAQCTTTHEDGQLLDAFIESLNDPNQVSFREEPVYRIHLDANNKVPVVLHAVESENGQVSITESEARRVFQRAAQYFDLSGSRVQFAMDSIEFNTVNDSSFFELSSHSDEDFILYKNHANSVDTHKHKLNIFFVNRIENTVCGSSSYLYHPQQGISIATEATVAQEDRTCVKLHDDLAHVSGLNPNDSLIGTLAHEIGHFFNARHTHDFLWTRPRDKPIFELVNREPNNCMYRGDNLCDTPADPGLYNTYVDINIINESPLTVTCSYIGEETHDSLGDPYEPDMANIMSYSPDACGLHFSSGQIAVMNAGLDYRTGVISETVYSLDTVYPNAFVPNSGETLTIIVSTQDEVSLKAYLTIVDLSGRKMSEHVLDTYQQTSQNKGQFTWDGQVGKILPNGMYFLKLDLYPSHLQTIDIKTKHGEKPLRSLSYKIFFKQS
- a CDS encoding RNA polymerase factor sigma-32, which produces MLPSTMTDAPVVKKKPSNLPSLHSGIDHYMQEIGQFPVLSREEEYDLAMRWYKHKDRDAAEKLVISNLRFVVKIAREYAKYGVNMSELIQEGNLGLMHAVQKYDPEKGFRLISYAVWWIRAYIQAFVLRSWSIVRTGTTRAQRKLFSSLQKARKEVAAMSPGTAPTNKQLAAALDMEEEDFVATMARIQSKDISLDQPLSNEGDEKRSFGDTLEDESSDIESQLVSYDLSEIVKGKLDSIYDDLKPRERLLLDKRLLSDEPMTLEAIGQDFGVTRERVRQIESRLMDKLKKHLLPAVGDVYLKKD
- a CDS encoding DUF523 domain-containing protein; translated protein: MEKILVSACLLGEKVNYLGTDNKVEHTIFDQWQAEGRCVVLCPEVAGGLPVPRPACEIKGDGSGLAVLKGEAKVVSQTGDNFTQAFLAGAQIALDLCKKYQIKLAILKAGSPSCGSQKVYNGKFNGSKIEGMGTTAAALSQAGIQCFSELRLQQAQDYLQKLENTA